A region of the Streptococcus oralis Uo5 genome:
TCTAAAAGGCATGGATGCTAAGGAAGTCAAGGAAAAACTCCCTCAATGGATGGAAAAATTGGAAGTAAAGGGTAAATTGACCGACAAAATCAAGAGTCTCTCCAAAGGGAATCAGCAGAAAATTCAGCTGATTATCACCCTAATCCATAAGCCAGACTTGATTATCTTGGATGAGCCTTTTAGTGGTTTGGATCCAGTCAATACCGAGTTGCTCAAACAAGTCATCTTGAAAGAGAAAGAGCGTGGTGCAATCATTATCTTTTCTGACCATGTTATGACCAACGTTGAGGAACTTTGCGATGATATCCTGATGATTCGTGACGGGCGTGTGGTCTTGCATGGACCAGTTCAGGATGTTCGCAATCAATACGGGAAAACACGTCTCTTTGTTTCAAGTGAACAAAGCAAGGAAGAATTGGAAAAACTTCCTCACGTCAAACAGGTGAGCTTGACCAAGCAAGGTAGTTGGAAATTGATCCTAGATGATGAAAGTGCTGGAAGGGAACTCTTCCCCATCCTCACTCAAGGTCAATATATTGCGACCTTTGACCAGCAGGCTCCAACAATCGATGAAATCTTTAAACTAGAATCAGGGGTGGAAGTATGAGAAATATGTGGGTTGTAATGAAGGAAACCTATCTTCGACATGTCAAGTCGTGGAGTTTCTTCTTTATGGTGATTTCGCCGTTCCTCTTTTTAGCCTTATCTGTAGGAATCGGCTTTCTCCAAGGGTCTTCTATGGCCAAGAATAGCAAGATAGCAGTAGTAACAACTGTGCCATCTGTGGAAGAAGGGCTCAAGGGTACCAATGGTATCAACTTTGATTATAAGGATGAAGCCAGTGCCCAGGCTGCTATCAAGGATGAGAAAATCAAGGGTTACCTAACCATTGACCAAGAGGACAGCGTCCTCAAGGCCGTCTATCATGGTGAAACTTCTCTTGAAACAGGCATCAAACTAGCGGTAACCAATAAGCTAAACGAACTGCAATACCAACTCAATCGTTCGTCAGCTAATTTGTCTCAAGAACAGGAAAAACGCCTGAGTCAAACCGTTGATTTTACTGAGAAAATTGATGAATCTAAGGAAAACAAAAAAATTGTTCAAACCATTGCGGCCGCAGGGCTTGGCTTCTTCCTTTATATGATTTTGATTACCTATGCTAGTGTCACTGCTCAGGAAGTGGCTAGCGAGAAAGGAACCAAAATCATGGAGGTGGTCTTCTCTAGTATCCGAGCAAGTCATTATTTCTACGCTCGCATGCTGGCTCTGCTTCTTGTGATTTTGACTCATATTGGCATTTACGTCGTGGGTGGGCTGGCTGCCATTCTGCTCTTTAAAGACATCCCTATCTTGGCACAATCTGGGATTTTAAATCATCTAGGAGAGGCCTTCTCGCTCAATACCTTATTGTTTGTCTTGGTTAGCCTCTTTATGTACGTTGTTTTAGCAGCCTTTCTAGGCTCTATGGTTTCTCGCCCTGAGGATTCAGGAAAGGCCTTGTCGCCATTGATGATCTTGATTATAGCAGGATTTGTCGGTGTGACCTCTCTAGGTGCTGCTGGGGACAATTTAGTTCTGAAAATTGGCTCCTATATTCCTTTCATCTCGACCTTCTTTATGCCGTTTAGAGCTATAAATGGGTATGCCAGTGGTTTAGAAGCTTGGATTTCGCTTGCCATAACGGTTGTTTTTGCAGTCACTGCAACAGCCTTTATCGGACGCATGTATGCTAGTCTAGTCCTTCAAACAGATGATTTGGGAATCTGGAAAACCTTTAAACGTGCCTTAGCTTATAAATAGGTTTGCGGATTAAAAGAAAATATAAAATAACAAAAGGATAAGATTCAAGTGAAATCTTATCCTTTTTGAGTGTTTTTATCCTAATACTTTCTTTAGAAACAATAACTAAAAATACATAGTACTAGGGAAAAAGGCATAGATCCTTTTTCACCTATACATGCAAAAAATGATTTATTCGTTTAGCTTAATATTTCCACTTTTTGCAGTAATAGTGAGAGTGGCAGTAGGATTTTCAATTTTGTGAACGAGAGTACTACCAGTATGCTTGCTGTCTTTAGTGTATTCTACATTGATGCCGTTAGGGATATCAATATCACCAAGAGTTGTTTTTAGATCGAAGGATAGTTTATTCAAACTATTGGGAACCAGTTGCAGGTTGATATCTCCTAGCTGATTAGTGATGGAGATGTTTCCAACTAAGTCTAATTGCTTGGAACTTATTGAG
Encoded here:
- a CDS encoding ABC transporter ATP-binding protein; protein product: MLEVRNLEKSFGPKQVLFGVDFQASPGRILGLVGKNGAGKTTIFHSMLKFLEYQGEISLDGREIRQETYARIGYLPEERSLMPKLTVLEQVRYLATLKGMDAKEVKEKLPQWMEKLEVKGKLTDKIKSLSKGNQQKIQLIITLIHKPDLIILDEPFSGLDPVNTELLKQVILKEKERGAIIIFSDHVMTNVEELCDDILMIRDGRVVLHGPVQDVRNQYGKTRLFVSSEQSKEELEKLPHVKQVSLTKQGSWKLILDDESAGRELFPILTQGQYIATFDQQAPTIDEIFKLESGVEV
- a CDS encoding ABC transporter permease; this encodes MRNMWVVMKETYLRHVKSWSFFFMVISPFLFLALSVGIGFLQGSSMAKNSKIAVVTTVPSVEEGLKGTNGINFDYKDEASAQAAIKDEKIKGYLTIDQEDSVLKAVYHGETSLETGIKLAVTNKLNELQYQLNRSSANLSQEQEKRLSQTVDFTEKIDESKENKKIVQTIAAAGLGFFLYMILITYASVTAQEVASEKGTKIMEVVFSSIRASHYFYARMLALLLVILTHIGIYVVGGLAAILLFKDIPILAQSGILNHLGEAFSLNTLLFVLVSLFMYVVLAAFLGSMVSRPEDSGKALSPLMILIIAGFVGVTSLGAAGDNLVLKIGSYIPFISTFFMPFRAINGYASGLEAWISLAITVVFAVTATAFIGRMYASLVLQTDDLGIWKTFKRALAYK